A window of Solea senegalensis isolate Sse05_10M linkage group LG20, IFAPA_SoseM_1, whole genome shotgun sequence contains these coding sequences:
- the LOC122786824 gene encoding protein TOPAZ1-like: MCRFQHVPVEGDEKFCIERVSQFIKNPMCLQKAGAVFIGYYQNNPPGLYFSVPVFTSLLWALLKANMLSDVLSVLGVSLAYKIVPDHEFLLALFKVVREKGLMGFIHELMQLTLKMANEGLVLSLDWLECVKNSPELQHLLRPNSPTSVSANHDAPFPECLKLAHSIVEIELCTKQEDWRWMGKVFTYICQSSTHPNNVEQICGRIAIALLSESKGKLSLPFAAFAETVCQSEGKEPMIKSFLGRIGVSLMLRYHKTHQWAKGQRVVEVLCLSKISFSTLKGLFGNEDGASRCSLVTVATELFLLSGSVEGALNTLRENQWFLSSHSWPCEPADLDNRSHVLMRLAEKTSHRDTLEVLSNLPGIKEPSDMINVSRHSPVFNSHLQVCVDRQILPVASDTVDFMFSKNLAVDQSVLHILLHKLGKQNLWLRAREVFRHSLSVGYYNGVSAPSGFMTLIVPCRLGEVELALTFEMFIAVNATAVLQLPENTTSCLSIILKRTQSGESEYLSAGSRLLSAACIPQPKLTVHYTAVNSSQEQVFTLDISSARRWLRHNHLWASEVWTH, encoded by the exons ATGTGTCGATTCCAGCATGTGCCTGTGGAGGGGGATGAGAAG TTCTGCATTGAAAGAGTGTCACAATTCATCAAAAATCCAATGTGTCTCCAAAAAGCag GAGCTGTGTTTATAGGCTACTACCAGAACAACCCACCTGGACTGTATTTCTCTGTGCCGGTGTTCACGTCGCTCCTCTGGGCTCTGCTCAAAGCCAACATGCTGTCCGATGTCCTCTCAGTCCTCGGTGTCAGCTTGGCCTACAAGATCGTG CCCGACCATGAGTTCCTGTTGGCCCTCTTCAAGGTTGTGAGAGAGAAGGGCCTCATGGGTTTCATACATGAACTCATGCAGCTCACACTCAAG ATGGCCAATGAGGGTCTTGTGTTGAGTTTGGATTGGCTTGAATGTGTAAAAAACTCCCCTGAGCTCCAGCATCTGCTCCGTCCAAACTCTCCTACTTCAGTGTCTGCTAACCATGA TGCTCCCTTTCCAGAGTGCCTGAAGTTGGCTCACTCTATTGTGGAAATAGAG CTTTGTACCAAGCAAGAGGACTGGAGGTGGATGGGAAAGGTTTTCACTTACATCTGTCAGTCCAGCACTCATCCCAATAATGTGGAACAGATCTGCGGTCGCATCGCTATCGCGCTTCTGTCCGAGAGCAAGGGCAAACTGTCTCTGCCCTTTGCTGCCTTTGCTGAgacgg TGTGTCAGAGTGAAGGCAAAGAACCGATGATCAAGAGCTTTTTAGGCAGAATTGGTGTCTCGCTCATGTTGAGATACcacaaaacacatcagtggGCCAAG GGACAGAGGGTAGTGGAGGTGCTGTGCCTTTCAAAAATCAGCTTCTCCACTCTGAAGGGCCTGTTTGGGAATGAGGATGGAGCGTCACGCTGCTCCCTGGTCACCGTGGCTACTGAACTCTTCCTGCTCAGCGGTAGTGTGGAGGGAGCTCTGAACACACTCCGAG AAAACCAGTGGTTCCTGAGTTCTCACTCGTGGCCGTGTGAGCCCGCAGATCTGGACAACAGGAGTCACGTGTTGATGCGTCTGGCTGAGAAAACCTCTCACAGGGACACGCTGGAGGTTCTCTCTAATCTCCCTGGAATCAAAGAGCCGAGCG ACATGATCAACGTCTCCAGACACAGTCCTGTGTTCAACTCTCACCTCcaagtgtgtgtggacagacagatcCTCCCCGTGGCCTCAGACACTGTGGACTTCATGTTCTCTAAGAACTTGGCCGTGGACCAGTCTGTACTCCACATACTGTTGCACAAGCTGGGCAAACAAAACCTGTGGCTGCGCGCGCGGGAAGTCTTTAGAC aCTCTCTGAGTGTAGGTTACTACAATGGCGTGTCGGCTCCGTCTGGTTTCATGACGCTGATTGTGCCGTGTCGCTTGGGGGAGGTGGAGCTGGCTCTCACCTTTGAGATGTTCATCGCCGTCAACGCGACGGCCGTCCTCCAGCTCCCGGAGAACACCACCTCCTGCCTCAGCATCATTCTCAAGAG GACTCAAAGTGGCGAGAGCGAGTACCTGTCCGCCGGCAGCCGCCTCCTCTCGGCAGCTTGTATCCCTCAGCCCAAACTTACCGTTCACTACACGGCAGTTAACTCCTCGCAGGAGCAGGTTTTCACACTGGACATTTCCTCCGCTCGACGGTGGCTCCGTCACAACCATTTATGGGCCAGTGAAGTGTGGACTCATTGA